One window of Lepeophtheirus salmonis chromosome Z, UVic_Lsal_1.4, whole genome shotgun sequence genomic DNA carries:
- the LOC121130264 gene encoding uncharacterized protein, producing MKSLLISCILLSSALFIDAGLVVRRRARNSPPLSQYSSGNSGVVGQASNRNQVTASFGGSSFGGSVSQTSPLRQVAIISETNNAPGTLGDNSDFDNSFESENGIRQESSGSTVTIGADNVVVMKGSYEYIGDDGQTYVVDWIADENGFQPSAAHLPKEVPIPFPEIAEAVEAQIAFAAQEDAAAGGSSFNGGFQGQSSGFQGQSSGFQGQSSGFQGQSNGFSGRGQQNFAASNQVQSSAPLTSYGGK from the exons atgaaatccttG ttGATCTCTTGTATTCTTTTGAGCTCCGCATTGTTCATCGATGCTGGTCTTGTAGTCCGCAGAAGAGCAAGAAATAGTCCTCCATTAAGCCAATATTCTTCTGGTAATAGCGGTGTAGTTGGACAAGCCTCCAACAGAAACCAAGTCACTGCTTCATTCGGCGGATCTTCATTTGGTGGATCCGTTTCTCAAACATCTCCTCTTCGCCAAGTTGCCATCATCAGTGAAACCAACAATGCTCCCGGAACCCTTGGAGACAACAGCGACTTTGACAACTCTTTCGAATCTGAAAATGGTATTAGACAAGAATCTTCTGGATCCACCGTCACAATTGGAGCCGACAACGTTGTTGTCATGAAGGGATCTTACGAATACATTGGTGATGATGGTCAAACTTACGTCGTCGACTGGATCGCTGATGAGAATGGTTTCCAACCCTCTGCCGCTCATCTCCCCAAGGAAGTCCCAATCCCCTTCCCCGAAATTGCCGAAGCCGTCGAAGCTCAAATCGCTTTTGCTGCCCAAGAAGATGCTGCTGCTGGAGGATCTAGCTTCAATGGTGGATTCCAAGGACAATCCAGTGGATTCCAAGGACAATCCAGTGGATTCCAAGGACAATCCAGTGGATTCCAAGGACAATCCAATGGATTCTCAGGACGTGGACAACAAAACTTTGCTGCCTCCAACCAAGTTCAATCTTCCGCTCCTTTGACCAGCTATGGCGGTAAATAa